The Chroogloeocystis siderophila 5.2 s.c.1 genome includes a region encoding these proteins:
- a CDS encoding carbon dioxide-concentrating mechanism protein CcmK, with the protein MPAAVGMVEVKGLPPALAVADAMVKAARVTLVGYEKVSSARYTIIVRGDVAEVQTSVSAGVDSVRQVNTEEELLLSYHVIARPHENVETVLPIDYRQSVEQFRV; encoded by the coding sequence ATGCCAGCAGCAGTTGGTATGGTTGAAGTTAAGGGACTTCCCCCTGCTTTAGCAGTAGCAGATGCCATGGTGAAAGCTGCTCGTGTAACCTTAGTTGGTTATGAAAAAGTTAGCAGTGCTCGATATACGATTATTGTCAGAGGGGATGTTGCGGAAGTACAAACCTCGGTTTCGGCGGGAGTTGATTCAGTTAGGCAAGTTAACACTGAAGAAGAGTTATTACTTTCCTATCATGTTATTGCTCGTCCTCACGAAAATGTCGAGACTGTATTGCCGATTGACTACAGACAATCCGTAGAGCAGTTCCGCGTTTAG
- a CDS encoding rhodanese-like domain-containing protein produces MHKFLGIIPMPPPLKAQSLVYDLKTRLDWGDPALTIIDVRDRNEYNYSHILGAIPVPLAELTDRTLSTLELTRDIYIYGETDEETALAADKLRAVGYHNVSQIRGGVAAWKAVGYPVESIVQILSI; encoded by the coding sequence ATGCATAAATTTCTGGGAATTATTCCCATGCCACCACCCTTAAAAGCTCAATCACTTGTTTATGACTTGAAAACAAGGTTAGATTGGGGAGATCCAGCATTAACAATTATCGACGTGCGCGATCGCAATGAGTATAACTATAGTCACATTTTAGGAGCCATTCCCGTACCACTCGCAGAGTTGACAGACCGGACTTTATCTACTCTAGAACTCACACGCGATATTTATATCTACGGCGAAACTGACGAGGAAACTGCACTAGCAGCGGATAAGTTGCGCGCCGTGGGATATCACAATGTCTCACAAATACGCGGTGGTGTTGCGGCTTGGAAAGCAGTTGGCTATCCTGTTGAATCTATCGTACAGATATTATCAATTTAG
- a CDS encoding Fur family transcriptional regulator, with protein sequence MTVYTATSLKAELNDRGWRLTPQREIILHVFQELPKGEHLSAEDLYHHLDAQGEGISLSTIYRTLKLMARMGILRELELGEGHKHYELNQPYPYHHHHLICVRCNKTIEFKNDSILKIGTKTAQKEGYHLLDCQLTIHAVCPSCQRALLPL encoded by the coding sequence ATGACTGTTTACACAGCTACCTCGCTCAAGGCGGAACTCAACGATCGTGGTTGGCGTTTAACTCCCCAGCGAGAAATTATTCTACACGTTTTTCAAGAGCTTCCCAAGGGCGAACATCTCAGTGCTGAAGATTTGTATCATCACTTAGATGCTCAAGGAGAAGGTATTAGTTTATCTACAATCTATCGGACGCTAAAACTAATGGCGCGGATGGGCATTCTCCGTGAATTAGAATTAGGCGAAGGACACAAGCACTATGAGCTAAACCAGCCATACCCCTATCACCATCATCACCTAATTTGCGTTCGTTGCAACAAAACAATCGAGTTTAAGAACGATTCCATTTTAAAAATAGGGACAAAAACTGCTCAAAAGGAAGGATATCACCTACTAGACTGTCAATTGACAATTCATGCGGTATGTCCTTCTTGCCAAAGGGCTTTGTTACCTTTGTAA
- a CDS encoding M48 family metalloprotease — MKNQLRTVALLGLLSGLLIAISYWVIGGLGGVIIGIALAAVTNLMSWYQSDKIALAAYRAQPVSFNQAPELYQMVQRLCDRANLPMPGIYIVPSPAANAFATGRDPEHAAVAVTEGILQILPKDELEGVIAHELTHIANRDTLTQAVAATIGGAISMLAQIVSYSLWFPSSRDGNRGANPLGLLLTIFLAPMAATVIQLAISRTREFEADAGAARITRNPRALARALQRLESTARQLPMNANPAFEPLLIVNSISGQFLGNLFSSHPPTETRIQQLLKLEQELPQSPSELSFGR, encoded by the coding sequence ATGAAAAATCAATTAAGAACTGTCGCTTTATTGGGATTGCTAAGTGGTTTACTCATTGCGATTAGCTATTGGGTAATCGGCGGGTTAGGAGGCGTCATTATTGGAATCGCGCTAGCGGCGGTAACAAATTTAATGTCATGGTATCAATCTGATAAGATTGCTTTGGCAGCATATCGCGCACAACCTGTTAGCTTCAATCAAGCGCCAGAGTTATACCAAATGGTGCAACGATTGTGCGATCGCGCTAACTTACCAATGCCAGGAATTTATATTGTTCCTAGCCCTGCTGCGAATGCTTTTGCGACGGGGCGCGATCCAGAACACGCCGCAGTTGCAGTGACAGAAGGTATTTTACAGATATTGCCAAAAGATGAACTTGAAGGTGTTATTGCGCACGAACTTACCCACATTGCCAATCGTGACACTTTAACTCAAGCTGTCGCGGCTACGATTGGTGGCGCGATTTCGATGTTAGCGCAAATCGTGAGCTATAGCTTATGGTTTCCTTCTTCACGCGATGGTAATCGAGGTGCAAATCCACTCGGCTTACTCTTGACGATTTTTTTAGCCCCAATGGCTGCGACGGTTATTCAACTAGCCATCTCGCGCACGCGGGAGTTTGAAGCAGATGCAGGGGCTGCTAGAATTACACGCAATCCTAGAGCATTGGCGCGTGCTTTGCAACGCTTGGAAAGTACTGCGCGTCAGTTACCAATGAATGCCAACCCAGCGTTTGAACCATTGTTGATTGTAAATTCTATCTCTGGTCAATTCTTAGGCAATTTATTTTCTAGCCATCCACCAACCGAAACACGAATTCAACAGCTATTGAAGTTAGAACAAGAACTTCCGCAATCGCCTTCTGAACTTTCCTTTGGGCGATAA
- a CDS encoding sucrase ferredoxin: protein MTKLTLRNCRFCTEVAKQNGEDPIGTTETYDHWLIFELPLPWAKTIWMEPNPVPQHIHEALAIVWQENVRLRPLAIAPDREYSQPDRMRVLYYARPAGAFARLTKYEYLLPLDAVASLVLALFKQPEQLATFAAYQQDTQHIRDLLVCTHGNVDAACARFGYPIYRQLRQQYASQSLRVWRCSHFGYHQFAPTLLDMPEGRCWGKLEPSVLELLVHRSSSVTGLRPYYQGWTGLTKFEQIAEREILMLEGWAWLDYFKQGKVLAVDETNIEPDWVEVQIYFASPDGSISGTYQARIELSSRVTTAWWTSSYDDDEPLVEVKQYRVSRLVKVI, encoded by the coding sequence ATGACTAAACTTACACTACGCAATTGCCGCTTTTGTACCGAGGTTGCGAAACAAAATGGTGAAGATCCGATTGGCACAACAGAGACTTACGATCACTGGTTAATCTTTGAATTACCGCTACCTTGGGCAAAAACAATTTGGATGGAACCGAATCCCGTACCGCAACACATCCATGAAGCACTAGCGATCGTTTGGCAAGAAAATGTTCGATTAAGACCTTTAGCGATCGCTCCTGATCGTGAATATTCTCAGCCAGATCGTATGCGTGTGTTGTACTACGCTAGACCTGCGGGAGCGTTTGCACGGTTAACTAAGTATGAGTATCTTTTACCTCTTGATGCTGTAGCATCACTTGTCCTCGCCTTATTTAAACAACCGGAACAACTTGCTACGTTTGCTGCCTATCAACAAGATACGCAACACATCCGTGATTTACTCGTGTGTACTCATGGTAATGTTGATGCTGCTTGCGCTCGGTTTGGCTATCCAATTTATCGACAATTACGCCAGCAGTATGCTTCACAATCCTTACGTGTATGGCGATGTAGTCATTTTGGTTACCACCAATTTGCACCCACTTTACTTGATATGCCAGAGGGACGCTGCTGGGGAAAGCTTGAGCCAAGCGTGTTGGAACTTCTCGTGCATCGTAGTAGTTCAGTGACAGGATTACGTCCCTATTATCAAGGGTGGACTGGATTGACAAAGTTTGAACAAATTGCCGAACGCGAGATTTTGATGCTTGAAGGTTGGGCATGGTTAGATTATTTCAAGCAAGGAAAAGTATTGGCAGTGGATGAAACCAATATTGAGCCTGACTGGGTAGAAGTTCAAATTTATTTTGCATCCCCCGATGGTAGTATTTCGGGAACCTATCAAGCACGAATCGAGTTAAGCAGTCGGGTGACAACTGCTTGGTGGACATCAAGCTATGACGACGATGAACCGTTGGTAGAAGTGAAGCAATATCGCGTCAGTCGTTTAGTTAAAGTTATATAA
- a CDS encoding SH3 domain-containing protein, producing MRWKNVIKFLLGISLAALILISGGVAAALYFLHRVTTPPPKPIFANDTAEVKARGSAPTAPTTTTSSNTQSNTTTNTSKDSSATLAPGTYRARVTWVQGLSVRSEPNADAERIAGVGYNEEITVLETSSDNSWQRIRLANSEQEGWVKAGNVERIAE from the coding sequence ATGCGCTGGAAGAATGTCATTAAATTTTTACTCGGTATCAGTTTAGCTGCACTTATTTTGATTAGTGGTGGCGTAGCAGCAGCTTTGTACTTTCTGCATCGAGTAACAACACCTCCACCTAAACCAATTTTTGCCAATGATACCGCAGAAGTCAAAGCACGAGGCTCTGCTCCTACGGCACCTACAACTACAACGTCCTCAAATACTCAGTCGAATACCACGACAAATACAAGCAAAGACTCTTCCGCAACACTAGCCCCAGGAACATACAGGGCGCGAGTGACTTGGGTGCAAGGTTTGAGCGTACGCTCGGAACCCAATGCCGATGCGGAACGCATTGCTGGAGTAGGTTATAACGAAGAGATTACCGTTTTGGAAACAAGTTCTGATAACAGTTGGCAAAGAATCCGCTTGGCAAATAGCGAACAAGAAGGTTGGGTTAAAGCAGGTAACGTAGAAAGAATTGCAGAATAG
- a CDS encoding TIGR04283 family arsenosugar biosynthesis glycosyltransferase: MPGVSIIIPTLNEGSCLERTLRNLRLLEPPAQEVFVVDGGSKDQTITIAQQAGVKVIHSQGRGRSLQMNQGAAAATGEILCFLHADTLLPDDGIAVIEQTLKDQSIAGGGFISLMVGEQTTRWGISLHNYLKTYYAPLVFRPHLFFRGLRLLFGDQVMFCRRADFWTCGGFDSELPILEEADLCLKLVRCGRLCQVNRVVQSSDRRVARWGSLQATAIYVYIGFLWGFGVSAAYLKQFYEDVR; encoded by the coding sequence ATGCCTGGTGTATCAATCATCATCCCTACTTTGAATGAAGGAAGTTGTTTAGAACGTACCTTACGCAACCTTAGGCTGTTAGAACCTCCGGCGCAGGAAGTGTTCGTTGTTGATGGTGGAAGCAAAGATCAAACAATTACGATTGCACAACAAGCTGGTGTAAAAGTTATTCACTCGCAGGGGCGGGGGCGATCGCTGCAAATGAATCAAGGTGCAGCCGCAGCAACAGGAGAAATCTTGTGTTTTTTACATGCTGATACTTTATTGCCTGATGATGGGATCGCCGTGATTGAGCAAACTCTAAAAGATCAGAGTATTGCTGGCGGTGGTTTTATTTCTTTGATGGTAGGAGAACAAACAACACGTTGGGGAATTTCCTTACATAACTATCTCAAAACTTACTACGCTCCTCTAGTCTTTCGACCGCATCTTTTTTTTAGAGGACTGCGGTTACTTTTTGGCGATCAGGTTATGTTTTGTCGTCGCGCTGATTTTTGGACTTGTGGCGGTTTTGATAGCGAACTTCCTATTTTAGAAGAAGCTGATTTATGCTTGAAACTTGTGCGCTGTGGGCGATTGTGTCAAGTAAATCGTGTTGTTCAAAGTTCAGATCGACGAGTAGCGCGTTGGGGTTCGCTCCAGGCAACAGCAATTTATGTTTATATTGGTTTTTTGTGGGGCTTTGGTGTTTCCGCAGCTTACTTAAAGCAGTTTTATGAAGATGTTCGTTAG